In a genomic window of Candidatus Neomarinimicrobiota bacterium:
- a CDS encoding T9SS type A sorting domain-containing protein: protein MRRFGVIVLILMVLCSWAWGQTALDFGQIWHKPNEEPLIYTIGDSGAWNGSGDMWDWNWGHVLQDADTFKLYIGGSDGTNFSIGMWHTMDLESGWTEYAGNPVLERSATGWDSCHVGGPMVIKDGAIYKMWYTGTAYLPTHGRNKTIGYATSTDGVNWDKHSGPVINPTQFIDDGDYVWLRNPFVIQDADTFKMWLGVSKVDPTFEAIHYAYSLDGVNWTFPSGEPVLTPKTNRWLEIPSVHKIGGQYVMWAMEGGYGAGYAAETIIAQSSDGIHWRRDELYNPVLRRDAVGNFGATGVGIYDVIETDEGLSAIYGGWDASMINHVGLAKYNPTMVPAGDVSGTWTKAESPYRVQGELTIPDGETLTIEAGTTIEFLTHAPLLVQGQLLAVGSEAEVIRFMVDDTLGFSVLNSTLGVWDGILFNNIATVNDSSLLKYCEIQYAKSFSNSGGWTGGGLTIFNSSKIRVENSYIHHNRALSNYLDVQAVGGGMFISDGAHPEIVNNEISDNVAKNFIDNIGAQGGGIMIYETSHPLIQGNKIHSNHADDTGGGISIISDCNPMIIGNLIYSNTAISNSGQLGYGGGVSIVWDSDPIFINNTIANNRAVWGGGGVYFNGARAKFINTIIADNIRMNANEWENWGHNMAMYGNTMSTRTIDVYNSCLEGGIESIMWGVGNTGDPGHVNFEESLSIDPHLVTDYSLNTSRSACIGAGTSTCVIDGVTYHAPSQDVTGHIRPDPVGSSPDMGAFESNLSGHRVTSAWNWWHWPGNPVFSPGVEGSYDGVAVYAPEVLFYEGQYHMWYTGDDGLRKRICHATSSDGINWDRDPGNPVLTSDPAGWQDEYLEMPRVVIVDDLFHMWFRTNARAGHATSLDGTNWTLTPGPVLEGSSGTWDSDFVVFSDVIYQDSLFHGWYIGTRAAVARVGFATSPDGIEWTKDVENNPVFDPSENGWDSQDLYASSVVFNGEYYYMWYFAHDNTNSFTIGRATSMNGIDWNRTTVTEPEIGFGESGSWNETASYYPTVLLNQGGYEIWYTGWSANSNIDQIGYASMEPVDVETRYVEMPQSFMLSQNFPNPFNPMTHIRYSLPESGDIRLVVYDLLGREVVELVSDHRSVGNYETTWYGLDRHGNQVSTGVYFARLEAGRNVDVIKMLYLK, encoded by the coding sequence ATGCGACGTTTTGGAGTAATTGTATTAATTCTGATGGTGCTTTGCAGTTGGGCTTGGGGGCAAACAGCACTTGATTTTGGTCAGATCTGGCACAAACCCAATGAAGAACCACTCATCTATACCATAGGAGATTCCGGAGCCTGGAACGGAAGTGGTGATATGTGGGATTGGAATTGGGGTCATGTCCTCCAGGATGCTGATACCTTCAAATTGTACATCGGTGGTTCAGATGGAACCAATTTCAGCATAGGGATGTGGCACACAATGGATCTTGAATCCGGCTGGACAGAGTATGCCGGGAACCCCGTTCTCGAGCGTTCAGCCACGGGTTGGGACTCCTGTCACGTGGGTGGTCCCATGGTCATCAAGGACGGTGCTATCTACAAAATGTGGTACACAGGGACGGCATACCTGCCCACTCATGGTCGCAACAAGACCATCGGATATGCTACCAGCACAGATGGGGTTAATTGGGACAAACATTCAGGTCCGGTCATCAATCCGACTCAGTTCATTGATGACGGTGATTATGTCTGGCTTCGAAATCCCTTCGTAATCCAGGATGCTGACACTTTCAAGATGTGGTTAGGTGTTTCAAAGGTGGATCCCACCTTCGAGGCCATTCACTATGCTTACTCCCTTGATGGTGTGAATTGGACCTTCCCCAGCGGAGAACCTGTCCTGACACCTAAAACCAATCGTTGGTTAGAAATACCATCTGTTCACAAAATAGGTGGTCAATATGTGATGTGGGCCATGGAAGGTGGTTATGGTGCTGGTTATGCAGCTGAAACAATCATCGCTCAATCATCAGATGGGATTCACTGGAGACGTGATGAGCTCTACAATCCTGTGCTGAGAAGGGATGCCGTTGGTAATTTTGGTGCCACCGGTGTCGGGATATATGATGTGATAGAGACGGATGAGGGGCTTAGTGCCATCTACGGCGGTTGGGATGCTAGCATGATCAATCATGTTGGTTTAGCTAAATATAACCCCACTATGGTTCCAGCAGGCGATGTGTCCGGAACCTGGACCAAGGCTGAATCACCTTATCGAGTTCAGGGTGAACTCACCATTCCTGATGGCGAGACTCTCACCATTGAAGCGGGAACAACCATTGAATTTTTAACACATGCCCCCTTGCTAGTACAAGGGCAATTGCTTGCTGTGGGAAGTGAGGCTGAAGTTATTCGGTTTATGGTAGACGATACGCTGGGCTTCTCGGTTTTAAACTCTACACTGGGTGTGTGGGATGGGATTCTCTTCAATAATATTGCTACAGTGAATGATTCCTCGCTGTTGAAATACTGCGAAATACAATACGCGAAGAGTTTTTCAAATTCTGGTGGGTGGACTGGGGGTGGACTGACTATTTTTAATAGTAGCAAAATAAGAGTAGAAAATAGCTACATCCACCATAATCGGGCATTAAGCAACTATCTGGATGTACAAGCCGTTGGGGGGGGTATGTTTATAAGTGATGGTGCTCACCCTGAAATTGTTAACAATGAGATTAGTGATAATGTAGCCAAAAATTTTATTGATAATATTGGGGCACAGGGTGGTGGGATTATGATATATGAGACATCTCATCCTTTGATTCAGGGCAACAAAATTCACAGTAATCATGCAGATGATACTGGTGGCGGTATATCCATTATTAGTGACTGCAATCCAATGATTATTGGAAACCTCATTTACTCGAATACGGCCATAAGCAATTCGGGTCAATTGGGATATGGTGGAGGTGTTTCCATAGTCTGGGATTCGGATCCAATCTTTATCAACAACACGATAGCGAATAACCGAGCCGTCTGGGGTGGAGGTGGTGTATACTTCAATGGTGCGAGGGCCAAATTCATCAATACAATCATAGCGGATAATATTCGGATGAATGCCAATGAGTGGGAAAATTGGGGACATAATATGGCTATGTATGGGAATACGATGAGTACCCGTACCATAGATGTTTACAATTCATGTCTCGAAGGTGGAATCGAGTCAATCATGTGGGGCGTTGGAAATACAGGAGACCCGGGCCATGTCAATTTCGAGGAAAGCCTTTCTATTGATCCACATCTGGTTACTGATTATTCTCTAAATACATCTCGCTCGGCTTGTATCGGTGCTGGCACATCCACTTGTGTCATTGATGGTGTCACCTACCACGCACCTTCCCAGGATGTGACTGGACATATCCGTCCAGATCCTGTGGGGTCATCACCTGATATGGGGGCCTTTGAATCCAATCTTTCAGGTCATAGAGTTACCAGCGCCTGGAACTGGTGGCATTGGCCAGGTAATCCAGTGTTTTCACCTGGAGTAGAGGGTAGCTATGATGGCGTGGCTGTATATGCTCCGGAGGTGTTGTTCTATGAGGGACAATATCACATGTGGTACACTGGAGATGATGGATTAAGAAAACGAATCTGCCACGCTACCTCTTCAGATGGGATAAACTGGGATCGCGATCCAGGCAACCCTGTTTTGACAAGTGACCCGGCCGGGTGGCAGGACGAATATCTAGAAATGCCACGGGTGGTCATTGTGGATGATCTCTTCCATATGTGGTTCAGAACAAATGCCAGAGCAGGTCATGCGACTTCTCTAGATGGGACGAATTGGACCTTAACACCAGGACCCGTTCTGGAAGGCAGCTCCGGAACATGGGATTCAGACTTTGTTGTCTTCTCAGATGTCATATACCAGGACTCATTGTTCCACGGTTGGTATATAGGCACGCGTGCTGCTGTTGCCCGTGTCGGATTCGCCACATCACCTGATGGAATAGAATGGACCAAAGATGTGGAAAACAATCCCGTTTTCGACCCCAGCGAGAATGGATGGGATAGTCAAGATCTATATGCATCTTCAGTGGTGTTCAACGGGGAGTATTACTACATGTGGTACTTTGCCCATGACAACACAAACTCCTTTACCATCGGCAGGGCCACATCCATGAATGGCATCGACTGGAATCGGACAACCGTAACCGAACCAGAGATAGGATTTGGGGAGTCCGGGTCGTGGAATGAGACAGCATCTTATTATCCCACAGTTCTTCTTAATCAAGGGGGGTATGAGATCTGGTATACTGGTTGGTCAGCAAATTCCAATATCGATCAAATTGGCTATGCTTCTATGGAGCCTGTTGATGTGGAAACCAGATATGTTGAGATGCCTCAAAGTTTTATGCTAAGCCAGAACTTTCCCAATCCCTTCAACCCCATGACCCATATCAGGTATTCATTACCTGAGAGTGGAGATATTCGCCTGGTGGTTTACGATCTGCTGGGTCGGGAAGTAGTGGAGTTGGTTAGTGACCATCGGAGTGTCGGTAACTATGAGACAACCTGGTATGGTCTGGACCGTCACGGTAACCAGGTGAGTACAGGTGTCTATTTTGCCCGACTTGAAGCTGGACGGAATGTAGATGTCATCAAAATGCTTTATCTGAAATAA
- a CDS encoding T9SS type A sorting domain-containing protein translates to MQKRTLFLVLLVSNLLWSQEFTLHIPSIEHEYMIPVDTSFNQIFIGYYDDDRPDSNIEYLDFTFANNNSTVVEYRLTCFIPVNENAPIATDTLQFEPTSFSTVDSLLVEQIGFNGEELLGIRYVDLPGDSISGFSLQLFNDSSSFQEGFLSFAIASDTTSNWLSFQPLSQGNIWNYSPYAFYTGLRNEIVDTYSNADTSFYRVETQILHHNLSGDSLAVDTSIVYTLDGNLHQIHQGQGFTHGIPVHFCALETFNPGSRDGLLIRTDGSIDYGVWCNGMVYSEQFWRYALGHYWSYAFHAALGVVNVLIGSTIDGVTTGDIGDLVGIDEKPLAVPADFLLSIFPNPFNPMTHIRYSLPENGNIRLVVYDLLGREVIELVNDHRSVGNYETTWYGLDRHGRQMSTGVYFARLEAGRHVDVIKMLFLK, encoded by the coding sequence ATGCAAAAACGTACCTTATTTCTGGTTTTATTAGTTTCGAATTTGCTCTGGAGTCAAGAATTCACGCTTCATATCCCAAGCATAGAGCATGAGTATATGATACCTGTTGATACTTCATTTAATCAAATTTTCATTGGTTATTATGATGATGATCGACCAGATTCAAATATAGAATATCTCGATTTTACTTTTGCCAATAACAACTCTACGGTGGTAGAGTATAGATTGACGTGTTTTATACCTGTGAATGAAAATGCTCCCATAGCTACTGATACGTTGCAGTTTGAACCAACTTCCTTTTCCACGGTTGATAGTCTCTTGGTTGAACAAATAGGTTTTAACGGAGAGGAGCTCCTTGGGATTAGATATGTCGACCTACCCGGAGACTCCATCTCAGGGTTTTCCCTCCAGCTATTTAATGACTCAAGCTCATTCCAGGAGGGATTCCTGAGCTTTGCAATCGCAAGTGATACCACCTCAAACTGGTTGAGCTTCCAGCCGCTCTCCCAGGGCAATATTTGGAATTATTCCCCCTACGCTTTCTATACTGGTTTACGAAATGAAATTGTTGATACTTATAGTAATGCAGATACTTCATTTTACAGAGTTGAAACCCAGATATTGCATCACAATCTATCGGGCGATAGTCTTGCTGTGGACACATCGATTGTGTATACCCTGGATGGGAATCTTCACCAGATTCATCAGGGGCAAGGATTTACACACGGCATCCCGGTGCACTTTTGTGCCTTAGAGACGTTTAATCCGGGATCAAGGGATGGCCTTCTTATAAGGACTGATGGGTCGATTGATTATGGGGTATGGTGTAACGGGATGGTCTATTCTGAACAATTTTGGAGATATGCTCTTGGCCATTATTGGAGTTATGCCTTTCATGCAGCGTTGGGAGTGGTAAACGTTCTTATTGGCAGCACAATCGACGGAGTAACCACTGGAGATATTGGGGATCTCGTCGGAATTGATGAAAAACCCTTAGCAGTCCCCGCTGATTTCCTATTAAGTATCTTCCCCAATCCCTTCAATCCCATGACCCATATCAGGTATTCATTACCTGAGAATGGAAATATTCGTCTGGTGGTCTATGATCTCCTGGGGCGGGAGGTGATCGAGCTTGTAAACGATCACAGAAGCGTTGGTAATTATGAAACCACCTGGTATGGGTTGGATCGGCATGGCCGACAGATGAGTACCGGTGTCTATTTCGCTCGACTGGAAGCAGGCCGTCATGTGGATGTCATCAAAATGTTGTTCCTCAAATAG
- a CDS encoding NADPH-dependent oxidoreductase, translating to MKTSSTLDVQNQHVTIRSFTNEDIPEKMLMNILEAARRAPTSSNMQAYSIIVVKDPGVKRELAVLAGNQKQIETCPVFLAFCADLHRLSKVCELHAVEMTNNLETFLISTIDASLVGMSVQTGAESLGLGAVMIGAMRNHPAEVAKLLGLPQQVYVTFGMCLGWPVKQNIPPQKPRLPKELVIHSEKYNQTNPIDQIKVHDEELAQHYVSLGKNMHAAAWSGVIARSLGGSLRPENLQILSDLGFNICSLSDD from the coding sequence ATGAAAACGAGTTCAACCCTTGATGTACAAAATCAACATGTAACCATTCGCTCATTCACCAATGAGGATATCCCTGAGAAAATGCTCATGAATATTCTCGAAGCAGCCAGAAGAGCGCCAACCAGCAGCAATATGCAGGCATATAGTATTATTGTTGTTAAAGATCCCGGCGTAAAAAGGGAACTGGCTGTATTGGCCGGCAATCAGAAGCAGATTGAAACTTGCCCCGTTTTCCTGGCCTTTTGCGCAGACTTGCATCGACTCAGCAAGGTCTGTGAATTACATGCTGTTGAAATGACCAACAACCTGGAAACCTTTCTAATCTCTACTATTGATGCCTCATTGGTGGGGATGTCGGTCCAGACCGGTGCAGAATCCCTGGGTTTGGGAGCTGTGATGATTGGTGCCATGCGCAACCATCCCGCTGAAGTTGCCAAACTACTTGGGCTTCCGCAGCAAGTATATGTCACCTTCGGCATGTGTCTGGGGTGGCCGGTGAAGCAAAATATTCCACCTCAAAAACCGCGGCTGCCTAAAGAACTGGTCATCCATAGTGAGAAGTACAATCAAACCAATCCCATTGATCAAATTAAAGTCCATGATGAAGAATTGGCCCAACACTATGTATCACTGGGTAAGAATATGCATGCTGCTGCCTGGTCTGGTGTTATAGCCAGAAGTCTAGGAGGGTCCTTGCGACCTGAAAACCTGCAAATACTATCTGACCTGGGTTTCAATATATGCTCCCTATCAGATGACTGA
- a CDS encoding SDR family oxidoreductase gives MTEIKNNTVVVITGSTRGIGLGLARSFLAEGCRVIISGRAQDKVDEVRKTLSQECDADHVKGCACDVGEYGQLQGLLDYCIQYFGQIDIWINNAGLGHNSLPFWEQDVKKIDEILSVNLRGVMYGSRVAIRGMLSQGWGHVYNMEGLGSDGRVILGQTIYGTSKSGLAYLTKALARETRATPLNVSALSPGMVITDLLLGNTDISSDSFKKGKKIFNILADRVETVTPWMVRQILSNSGKGRDIRWLTAGKIFWRFLCAPFSKRDFFDEGSGL, from the coding sequence ATGACTGAGATCAAGAATAATACTGTAGTAGTCATAACGGGAAGCACCCGGGGCATTGGTCTGGGGCTGGCCAGGTCTTTTCTGGCAGAGGGATGCAGAGTAATAATTTCTGGCAGAGCGCAAGATAAGGTGGACGAAGTGCGCAAGACCCTGTCACAGGAATGCGATGCAGACCATGTCAAAGGATGCGCCTGTGACGTTGGAGAATATGGACAGCTTCAAGGTTTGTTGGATTATTGTATCCAATATTTTGGACAAATTGATATCTGGATTAACAATGCTGGTCTGGGACATAATAGCCTTCCCTTCTGGGAGCAGGACGTTAAGAAGATTGATGAGATATTGAGTGTGAATCTCCGTGGAGTTATGTACGGTTCTCGAGTAGCTATTCGGGGGATGTTGTCACAGGGCTGGGGTCATGTATACAATATGGAAGGCCTGGGTAGTGATGGACGAGTCATTCTTGGTCAAACCATTTACGGCACCAGTAAAAGTGGGCTTGCCTATCTCACAAAAGCGCTGGCCAGGGAAACCAGGGCGACGCCCCTTAATGTTTCCGCTCTGAGCCCTGGGATGGTGATTACAGATCTTCTGCTGGGGAATACGGACATATCGAGTGATTCTTTCAAAAAGGGTAAAAAGATATTCAACATTCTTGCCGATAGAGTTGAGACCGTAACACCCTGGATGGTCAGGCAGATACTATCGAACTCTGGGAAGGGGAGGGATATTCGTTGGCTTACAGCCGGGAAGATATTCTGGCGTTTCTTGTGTGCCCCCTTCTCAAAAAGAGATTTTTTTGATGAGGGATCAGGCTTATAG
- a CDS encoding type II secretion system protein: protein MKKFPVNTIISKCRARLPRKGFTLIEIIFSVTLLSIVAMGTAQYMVYSRWDIDRGIRRQLAWINMASRMEQAVDWGFDALPDSLPETNQMITANNLTAYRTTEVFGIDDTTDGLSPTDTEIPDYYMIQIKISWFTTGNVSDSLTAYISAEMAWNY from the coding sequence TTGAAGAAGTTCCCAGTAAATACTATAATTAGTAAATGTAGAGCACGCCTTCCTCGTAAAGGATTTACCCTCATCGAGATTATTTTCTCTGTGACCCTCCTGTCCATAGTGGCCATGGGTACGGCCCAATATATGGTTTATTCGCGCTGGGATATTGATCGGGGTATTCGGCGGCAGCTTGCCTGGATCAATATGGCATCCCGGATGGAACAGGCTGTTGATTGGGGCTTTGACGCCCTGCCTGATAGTCTGCCGGAAACTAATCAGATGATTACAGCCAATAATCTCACTGCTTATCGAACCACTGAAGTCTTTGGGATCGATGATACGACGGACGGTTTATCACCCACGGATACTGAGATACCAGACTATTATATGATTCAGATCAAAATCTCCTGGTTTACTACGGGAAATGTGAGCGATAGCCTGACTGCGTACATTTCTGCAGAAATGGCCTGGAATTACTAG
- a CDS encoding prepilin-type N-terminal cleavage/methylation domain-containing protein: MYRHNSRGTTLVELMIATVISSIVAIGFSSVLMFTRNMYNDTMIRSQLSQDAYVVDQYVRTKLTSQQADSLKIFASASDESSDITSSSGVIMRSVRMDGTVDHLSANGLSLEWKIDSLIHSPIDSDISELLFTERTGYSKKMMNVKMVLSEEGDSIELEWIVAIRN, from the coding sequence GTGTATCGTCATAACTCCAGAGGAACGACCCTGGTTGAGCTTATGATAGCTACTGTCATCTCAAGTATTGTAGCCATTGGGTTTTCATCAGTACTCATGTTTACCCGCAATATGTACAATGATACAATGATACGATCTCAGTTGAGCCAGGATGCTTATGTGGTAGACCAATATGTGAGAACCAAGCTCACCAGTCAGCAGGCAGACTCACTCAAGATTTTTGCCAGTGCCAGCGACGAGAGCTCTGATATCACTTCAAGCTCAGGTGTGATCATGCGTTCAGTTCGAATGGATGGGACAGTGGATCATCTCTCAGCAAATGGACTGAGTTTGGAATGGAAAATTGACAGTTTAATCCACAGCCCCATTGACTCAGATATTTCTGAACTTCTCTTTACAGAAAGAACCGGCTATAGCAAAAAGATGATGAATGTCAAAATGGTGCTGTCAGAGGAGGGCGATAGTATCGAGCTGGAATGGATAGTCGCAATCCGGAATTAA